A window of Sulfuricurvum sp. contains these coding sequences:
- a CDS encoding flagellar hook-length control protein FliK, with protein sequence MVVQNNETKAPTSLIDLLGGSAKTNNSKVSDLFANLLSSLKSAGNEKFNVVVDPKVVKTAEATSSATKTLKSTDATKLGTKTLEDLLGNEETKMLPKELINALSNDQVHSLINKAKEFLKNSITEKAPEYKADSKSLPKTLMGLVELADKMGVNLSEITLSTLDDGQKSLTKELPSSLASKSILDLKERTKPTEAPQSSLSALLTESKNETKVSKEEEKTTKSQQPLQSLLKSLNESATNTPDTSKESPKELSQIVPKTASLTDALSTLLRGNDESDKKEKKESIKVSDEPSKTIQTPKADSLEVKAKEAAQSMRHFAIDLKEAAENYKPPFTRVTMKLNPEKLGEVEVTLVQRGNNVHVNIQSNNASSVAFLAHNATELKAQLAQQGVTNATMNFMSGGENQSQNPNQQQQQQQPNRFQSYQSLQELESNNEQLSALEIILPHYA encoded by the coding sequence ATGGTTGTGCAAAACAATGAAACTAAAGCACCAACATCACTCATAGATCTGTTGGGCGGTAGTGCAAAAACCAATAATTCTAAAGTGAGCGATCTCTTTGCAAATCTCCTCTCCTCACTCAAATCCGCTGGAAATGAAAAATTTAACGTTGTTGTTGACCCAAAAGTGGTTAAAACTGCTGAAGCAACCTCATCCGCAACAAAAACTCTTAAATCTACCGATGCTACCAAACTCGGTACCAAAACACTCGAAGACCTTCTCGGCAATGAAGAGACAAAAATGCTCCCAAAAGAGCTCATTAATGCACTCAGTAATGATCAAGTACACTCTCTCATCAATAAAGCCAAAGAGTTTCTCAAAAACTCCATCACCGAAAAAGCTCCGGAATACAAAGCTGACTCTAAATCACTTCCAAAAACACTGATGGGACTTGTTGAACTCGCCGATAAAATGGGGGTCAATCTCAGTGAAATCACCCTCTCAACTCTCGACGATGGACAAAAATCGCTCACAAAAGAGCTTCCTTCATCCCTTGCATCTAAAAGTATTCTTGACCTTAAAGAGCGTACGAAACCAACTGAAGCACCGCAATCTTCTTTAAGTGCGTTACTCACTGAATCAAAAAATGAGACTAAAGTATCAAAAGAAGAAGAGAAAACAACCAAATCCCAGCAACCGCTTCAATCCCTCCTAAAAAGTCTAAATGAGTCGGCAACAAACACACCCGACACATCCAAAGAGTCTCCTAAAGAGCTTTCACAAATCGTTCCAAAAACAGCGTCCCTAACCGATGCACTCAGTACCCTCTTACGCGGAAACGATGAGAGCGACAAGAAAGAGAAAAAAGAGAGTATTAAAGTTTCTGATGAACCGTCTAAAACTATTCAAACACCAAAAGCTGATTCACTCGAAGTAAAAGCCAAAGAGGCGGCTCAAAGTATGCGCCATTTTGCTATCGATCTCAAAGAGGCAGCAGAAAACTACAAACCCCCTTTTACCCGTGTCACCATGAAACTTAACCCTGAAAAACTCGGTGAAGTCGAGGTAACACTCGTTCAACGCGGAAACAACGTTCATGTCAATATTCAATCTAACAATGCCTCTAGTGTTGCCTTTTTGGCGCATAATGCAACCGAATTGAAAGCCCAATTGGCACAACAAGGGGTCACTAACGCAACGATGAATTTTATGTCGGGCGGAGAAAATCAATCTCAAAATCCCAATCAGCAACAACAGCAGCAGCAACCTAACCGATTTCAATCCTATCAGTCGCTCCAAGAGCTAGAATCCAATAATGAGCAGTTAAGTGCTCTTGAAATCATCTTACCTCATTACGCGTAA
- a CDS encoding flagellar hook capping FlgD N-terminal domain-containing protein, with protein MAIDAYGNTLSSTSTTASTSTTTTNPNGVLGKDDFLKLLLLELKYQDPTSPMDSEKILAQTSQLATLESSENTNKALSTLASSLTASLQYTGISAISKIADTGSNAVVLEKGKTVDFELYYPDAVTTGKINILDKNGKILKTMNVGATDAGVAKFSWDGTNAANSAVDAGIYYVESTYTKADNTTATTRVGRYPIESIKFDSGKTYAKLGSSYIDFSTIKEITAN; from the coding sequence ATGGCAATCGACGCATACGGCAACACATTATCCTCTACCTCCACGACAGCATCAACATCCACGACAACCACCAATCCCAATGGTGTACTTGGAAAAGATGACTTTCTAAAGTTATTATTGTTGGAGCTCAAATACCAAGACCCGACATCTCCGATGGACAGTGAAAAGATTTTGGCTCAGACATCTCAGCTTGCAACACTTGAATCGAGTGAAAATACCAATAAAGCACTCTCAACGCTAGCTTCCTCTTTGACTGCCTCTTTACAGTATACAGGGATATCGGCTATCAGTAAAATCGCTGATACCGGAAGTAATGCCGTTGTCTTGGAAAAAGGGAAAACGGTAGACTTTGAACTCTATTATCCTGATGCAGTCACAACCGGAAAGATCAATATTTTAGACAAGAACGGGAAAATTTTAAAAACTATGAATGTCGGTGCAACGGATGCAGGGGTAGCAAAATTTTCGTGGGATGGGACAAATGCGGCAAACAGTGCCGTAGATGCAGGAATTTATTATGTTGAATCAACCTATACCAAAGCAGACAACACCACAGCAACAACCCGTGTAGGGCGTTATCCGATCGAATCAATCAAATTTGATAGCGGTAAAACTTATGCGAAACTCGGATCAAGCTATATCGATTTTAGCACGATCAAAGAGATAACAGCGAATTAA
- a CDS encoding flagellar hook protein FlgE, producing the protein MFQGFYSGISGMQTNQYGLDIISDNLANISTTAFKGSTTEFSDIYSSALTKGSTGLPTSNDIGLGSKVQATTYQFQQGDLTPSDRYNDLAIEGNGWFGVTSKGIDSYTRDGHFLFDTYQQSSGDVDSSVARLVTADGKYVQGTMLSNFSYNPTFDYTRAGSTGIAGAYVINNPTFDVPMSTPSAQGVIEFPTQLAYPVEPTTQAQFLGNLGLDNVPRTISADVISAANDRNRLKLTFTKSATQPAQGITWDVAASITSADGTITYDTQNGQAIFGPSGDLSSFSISSLNNDGTQVNVDLGSGFSGVISTDGIAVSGGSTSNGMTGGTLTKYGINADGVVIADFSNGRQSAIARVAVYHFQNDQGLNRDGGTYYHESADSGKPLFWKDANGNYTAGATVRSGMLEASNVRIEVGLTDMIVTQRAYQANAKTITTVDEMIQKALQMHR; encoded by the coding sequence ATGTTTCAAGGTTTTTATAGCGGTATTTCAGGAATGCAAACCAACCAATATGGGCTAGATATCATATCTGATAATCTAGCAAATATCTCAACTACAGCTTTTAAGGGATCGACTACTGAGTTTTCAGATATTTATAGCTCTGCTTTAACCAAAGGAAGCACTGGGTTACCCACTAGTAATGATATCGGCTTGGGTTCAAAAGTACAAGCTACGACGTATCAGTTTCAACAAGGTGACCTTACCCCCTCTGATCGTTATAACGATTTGGCGATTGAGGGAAATGGGTGGTTTGGCGTCACCAGCAAAGGAATTGATTCCTATACACGCGATGGACACTTTCTCTTTGATACCTATCAACAATCATCGGGTGATGTAGATTCTTCAGTAGCCCGATTAGTCACCGCTGATGGAAAATATGTCCAAGGGACAATGTTGAGCAATTTTTCCTATAATCCTACTTTTGACTATACGAGGGCGGGAAGCACCGGAATAGCAGGGGCATATGTCATCAATAATCCCACCTTTGATGTACCTATGAGTACACCATCTGCACAAGGGGTGATCGAATTTCCTACCCAATTGGCGTATCCTGTTGAACCGACCACCCAAGCACAATTTCTCGGTAATTTAGGATTAGACAATGTACCTCGAACCATAAGTGCCGATGTTATCAGTGCGGCTAATGATCGGAACCGATTAAAGCTCACCTTTACCAAAAGTGCAACCCAACCCGCGCAAGGCATTACTTGGGATGTTGCTGCTTCTATCACATCTGCAGATGGTACAATCACCTACGATACTCAAAATGGTCAAGCTATTTTTGGGCCATCTGGAGATCTGAGTAGTTTTTCTATCAGCTCACTCAATAATGACGGTACGCAAGTTAATGTAGATTTAGGGAGTGGATTTAGTGGCGTCATCTCCACTGATGGAATTGCGGTCAGTGGAGGATCAACCTCCAATGGAATGACGGGCGGAACACTCACAAAATACGGTATTAATGCCGACGGAGTTGTAATCGCCGACTTTTCCAATGGTCGCCAAAGCGCTATTGCCCGAGTAGCTGTGTACCATTTTCAAAATGATCAAGGTCTTAACCGCGATGGTGGAACCTACTATCACGAGAGCGCTGATAGTGGGAAACCTCTCTTTTGGAAAGATGCCAATGGAAACTATACCGCTGGTGCAACTGTTCGAAGTGGAATGCTTGAGGCATCAAACGTACGAATAGAAGTGGGGCTCACCGATATGATCGTCACTCAGCGTGCCTATCAAGCCAATGCTAAAACAATTACGACTGTCGATGAGATGATTCAAAAAGCTCTTCAGATGCACCGTTAA
- a CDS encoding flagellar hook-basal body complex protein produces MLRSLFDGITGLQSHQIAMDVESNNIANVNTIGYKYSRANFSDLLAQTNQIATAPQGALGGKNAVQVGLGTTVSSITRIMSQGSIQNTDKNTDVAIQGDGFFIVSSDGGNTYKYSRSGDFKFDASGNFVDNNGFIVQGWVRDANTGLVDSTAPISNIQIPPGLTTPANASTEVVIKANLSASSKITQYSPTYETDTTGAFVNTNGAPVAAEDMGIMFNGSGTAFSLTSAANGPGTGGDGIFISTDGGQTYAEFRYTSNIADINTTGTGAAGAATSPLQSDGTASVNANVYYFNTTEDFRAAVANWASSNALNVGASPGATVNYNNQGKLQIMNNGTGATSLSIQVAGITDAATAKNDIFTSNFLTLSGNIAAGSASSKQSQAVNAATHSASIDVYDSLGSKHTLKVDFRKESSSPTSGTSWSYSVSVPKPADIGGAAPYENILNPAGLISFDTAGALAGYNIPGIDFTGNNGSTPNQAITLNFGNINKFDGITSFDNPSTTSGISQDGYPGGDLVGIRIDQSGTLIGSFSNGRSFGLAQIGMAKFSNNEGLVSDGGNVYLQSANSGDPIIGTAATAGRGFMQSSALEASNVDLSKSLTNLIIIQRGYQANAKTITTSDTLLETLLGIKR; encoded by the coding sequence ATGTTACGATCACTCTTTGACGGTATTACCGGTCTTCAATCACATCAAATTGCAATGGACGTTGAGTCTAATAACATTGCTAACGTTAATACGATCGGTTATAAATACTCACGTGCTAACTTTTCTGATCTATTAGCACAAACCAATCAAATTGCAACGGCTCCCCAAGGTGCTCTTGGAGGAAAAAATGCCGTTCAAGTTGGATTAGGGACAACCGTAAGTTCAATAACACGTATCATGTCTCAAGGGTCTATTCAAAATACCGATAAAAATACCGATGTCGCTATCCAAGGGGATGGATTTTTTATCGTCAGTTCCGATGGAGGAAATACCTATAAATATAGCCGTTCCGGAGATTTTAAATTTGATGCATCCGGAAATTTTGTCGATAATAATGGCTTTATCGTCCAAGGATGGGTGCGTGATGCCAATACCGGTCTCGTCGATTCTACAGCTCCAATCAGTAATATTCAAATCCCACCAGGGTTGACCACGCCGGCAAATGCAAGTACCGAAGTAGTCATCAAAGCCAACCTTAGTGCCAGCAGTAAAATAACCCAATATTCACCAACCTATGAAACTGACACCACCGGTGCTTTTGTCAATACCAATGGGGCACCTGTCGCTGCTGAAGATATGGGAATTATGTTTAATGGAAGCGGTACAGCATTCTCTCTCACTTCAGCAGCAAACGGTCCCGGAACCGGAGGTGATGGTATTTTTATCAGTACTGATGGTGGACAAACCTATGCAGAATTTCGTTATACCAGCAATATTGCCGATATCAATACTACCGGTACGGGTGCAGCCGGTGCAGCCACTTCACCATTACAAAGTGATGGTACTGCTTCCGTTAACGCTAATGTCTATTATTTCAATACAACCGAAGATTTTCGTGCAGCCGTTGCCAATTGGGCAAGCAGTAATGCCCTCAATGTTGGTGCCTCTCCGGGAGCAACAGTCAACTATAATAACCAAGGTAAGCTGCAAATTATGAACAATGGAACAGGGGCGACCAGTCTCAGTATCCAAGTTGCTGGAATTACCGATGCCGCAACAGCAAAAAATGATATCTTTACCTCTAATTTTTTAACACTCTCAGGAAATATTGCAGCAGGCTCTGCTTCATCTAAACAATCACAAGCCGTTAATGCCGCTACACACTCCGCCAGTATCGATGTGTATGATTCACTCGGAAGTAAACACACTCTCAAAGTTGACTTTCGTAAAGAATCCAGCAGCCCCACCAGTGGAACATCTTGGAGCTATTCCGTATCGGTCCCAAAACCGGCAGATATTGGGGGAGCAGCCCCTTATGAAAACATACTCAATCCAGCAGGTTTAATCTCTTTTGATACGGCAGGGGCATTGGCAGGGTACAATATTCCAGGGATCGATTTTACTGGGAATAACGGATCTACTCCCAATCAAGCCATTACTCTTAATTTTGGTAATATTAATAAATTTGATGGAATTACCAGTTTTGACAACCCCTCAACTACTAGCGGTATCTCTCAAGACGGTTATCCTGGTGGAGATCTCGTCGGTATCCGAATAGACCAAAGCGGAACACTTATAGGATCGTTTTCCAATGGTCGCTCCTTTGGTTTAGCTCAAATTGGAATGGCTAAGTTTTCAAATAACGAAGGGCTCGTAAGTGATGGAGGAAATGTTTATCTCCAATCGGCAAACTCAGGAGATCCAATCATCGGAACGGCGGCAACAGCAGGACGCGGGTTTATGCAATCTTCAGCACTCGAAGCATCCAACGTCGATTTATCTAAATCTCTTACGAACCTCATTATCATTCAACGTGGTTATCAAGCAAATGCAAAAACCATTACAACATCCGATACATTATTGGAAACATTATTAGGAATTAAACGATAA
- a CDS encoding RDD family protein yields MKKHSSKKRPRTTTPPKPRIDYAPFWSRALAFGTDIFMIGLPITLLTMALFGYDQMHTASGLDVIVNAPKAHTNPPNPIASIVQISLFLITYVWLWHKSGQTPGKKLASIRVIDAKTFGNAPYWKLTLRFIGYFISLITLIGFFIGLLRKDKRSLHDLISGTAVIRVS; encoded by the coding sequence ATGAAAAAGCACTCCTCTAAAAAAAGACCTCGTACTACTACTCCCCCAAAACCACGTATCGATTACGCCCCGTTTTGGTCACGCGCTTTGGCATTTGGTACCGATATTTTTATGATCGGTTTACCTATAACCCTCCTAACAATGGCGTTGTTTGGTTACGATCAGATGCATACCGCCAGTGGTTTGGACGTTATTGTCAATGCTCCTAAAGCACATACCAATCCCCCAAATCCTATTGCTTCGATAGTGCAAATATCCTTATTTCTCATCACTTATGTTTGGTTATGGCACAAAAGTGGTCAAACACCGGGGAAAAAACTTGCTTCTATCCGTGTTATCGATGCTAAAACTTTTGGTAATGCCCCATATTGGAAACTAACGTTGCGTTTTATCGGTTATTTTATCTCCCTTATTACCCTCATCGGGTTTTTTATCGGTCTGTTGCGCAAAGATAAACGCTCCCTCCATGACCTCATCAGCGGCACCGCTGTTATTCGCGTTTCGTAA
- a CDS encoding MFS transporter, with the protein MSALIAAFYFFYFALIGVHVIFIPKILTMVGYDPLHIGIILASAPLVRFAIPFLFLQGFQLNQRTFFTALALMLIGAGGFYPALTHFYPLLGVNILFGIGISLVLPYIEVIALEHIGKENYGRIRLFGSFGFIAVSLVLVKFLTAPYIGIDFLIAMALLTLTFGALIGSQQAHTPANECSSNEEGCTFSIVEHIPLWIGFFLMQVSFGPFYNFFTIYTTDHGVSLDTTVWLWSFGVIAEIIMFYFQGRLLHRNLNALLWITAAITALRWLLVALFPNSLFILFATQSLHAFSFALFHTAAISVLFSLYKARRLSQQFFFGISYGLGGFIGAIGAGVVYQYAPTYLFVAGAIAALGATFAFRINNR; encoded by the coding sequence GTGTCCGCACTTATCGCCGCATTTTATTTTTTCTATTTCGCCCTAATAGGGGTACACGTTATTTTCATCCCTAAAATCCTCACCATGGTAGGGTATGATCCTCTCCATATCGGGATTATACTCGCCTCTGCACCGTTAGTCCGTTTTGCGATTCCGTTTCTATTTTTACAGGGATTCCAGCTCAATCAACGAACTTTTTTTACTGCTTTAGCATTGATGCTCATAGGTGCAGGTGGTTTTTATCCTGCATTAACTCATTTCTATCCTCTATTGGGGGTCAATATTTTATTTGGAATCGGGATATCTCTCGTATTACCCTACATCGAAGTGATTGCATTGGAGCATATCGGAAAAGAAAACTACGGCCGTATCCGTCTCTTTGGCTCATTCGGATTTATCGCGGTCTCATTGGTATTGGTCAAGTTTCTCACAGCACCCTATATCGGGATCGATTTTTTAATCGCTATGGCACTCCTTACCCTCACTTTCGGAGCATTAATCGGGAGTCAACAGGCCCATACCCCCGCAAACGAATGCTCTTCGAATGAGGAAGGGTGTACATTTTCTATTGTTGAACATATACCGCTTTGGATCGGGTTTTTCTTGATGCAGGTGAGTTTCGGACCGTTTTATAATTTTTTCACCATCTATACGACCGACCACGGGGTTTCATTGGATACTACCGTATGGCTTTGGAGTTTTGGAGTTATCGCTGAGATTATTATGTTCTATTTTCAAGGCAGATTGCTCCATCGCAATCTTAATGCCCTGCTATGGATAACGGCGGCTATTACCGCTTTGAGATGGCTTTTAGTTGCTCTCTTTCCCAATTCATTGTTTATATTGTTTGCAACACAAAGCCTTCACGCGTTTAGCTTTGCCCTCTTTCATACCGCTGCTATCAGTGTCTTATTTTCACTTTATAAGGCTCGCCGACTCTCACAACAATTTTTCTTTGGTATCTCTTATGGTCTTGGGGGGTTTATCGGAGCAATCGGGGCGGGAGTTGTCTATCAATACGCACCGACCTATCTTTTTGTTGCCGGTGCGATTGCCGCACTGGGAGCGACATTCGCATTTCGAATCAATAATCGTTAA
- a CDS encoding mechanosensitive ion channel domain-containing protein encodes MLQKVEQNVEHISTKAEHYTDIAINFATEYGLKLIGAIAIFLIGKWIAGQIIKLMRRGMERAHVDATLISFSSNVVYVALIIAVVVASASNLGINTSSFIAIFGAAGLAIGLALKDTLANVGAAVLIIFFRPFKVGDSIEVSGVNGTVEVINLFSTTLATADNRTIIIPNGTLVAGNIINNTGKSNRRIDMVFDIDYKDDLKVAKEVISEVFKNHPKILAEPAFMVSVGALGANSVQLYARPWVLVEDYWDVRFAVTEEIKLKFDEHGITVPFPQMVTHVKREAI; translated from the coding sequence ATGTTGCAAAAAGTGGAACAAAATGTAGAGCATATTAGTACCAAGGCGGAACATTACACCGATATAGCTATTAATTTCGCGACCGAATACGGGTTGAAACTTATCGGTGCGATTGCTATTTTCCTAATCGGAAAATGGATTGCAGGTCAAATCATCAAACTGATGCGCCGAGGGATGGAACGGGCACATGTGGATGCGACGTTGATTTCGTTTTCGTCTAATGTGGTCTATGTTGCACTGATTATTGCCGTAGTGGTAGCATCTGCGAGTAATCTAGGGATTAACACGTCGTCGTTTATCGCGATTTTCGGAGCGGCAGGGTTGGCTATCGGTTTGGCACTCAAAGATACCCTTGCCAATGTCGGTGCGGCGGTACTGATTATCTTTTTCAGGCCGTTTAAAGTGGGTGATTCGATAGAAGTTTCGGGAGTCAATGGAACGGTGGAAGTTATCAATCTCTTTTCAACCACCTTGGCAACGGCAGATAATCGGACGATTATTATCCCCAATGGAACCCTCGTCGCGGGAAATATTATTAACAACACCGGTAAAAGCAACCGTCGTATCGATATGGTATTTGATATCGATTATAAAGACGATTTAAAAGTGGCTAAAGAGGTGATTAGTGAGGTATTTAAAAATCATCCGAAAATACTTGCCGAACCTGCTTTTATGGTATCGGTAGGGGCTTTAGGTGCTAATTCGGTTCAGCTTTACGCACGTCCGTGGGTGTTGGTAGAGGATTATTGGGATGTTCGGTTTGCTGTTACGGAGGAGATTAAACTCAAATTTGATGAGCATGGGATAACCGTTCCATTTCCTCAGATGGTTACTCACGTCAAGCGCGAAGCAATTTAA
- a CDS encoding NAD(P)H-dependent oxidoreductase — protein sequence MSEFLKAMAFRHACKQFDAEKQIPSEQFDSLLEVIRTSPSSFGMEPWRVIVVRNPNLRKALKSACWNQGQITECSELVIFTTDNDIVRSDSSYVRKMFERRGLPSEAVDMYMGVYKNYLTPIEEDEVLLENWTAKQCYIALANAMTYAATLEIDSCPIEGFDKEEVEAILDLEYGSSVAVMCAFGYRVNPQSEQKRLELKQIVEYR from the coding sequence ATGTCCGAATTTTTAAAAGCAATGGCGTTTCGTCACGCGTGTAAACAGTTTGATGCTGAAAAACAGATACCAAGCGAGCAGTTTGACTCTCTTTTAGAAGTGATTCGAACCTCTCCCTCATCGTTTGGGATGGAGCCGTGGCGTGTGATCGTGGTGCGTAATCCGAATCTTCGTAAGGCACTCAAAAGTGCGTGTTGGAACCAAGGTCAAATTACTGAGTGCTCTGAGTTGGTGATTTTTACGACTGATAACGATATCGTCCGAAGTGATTCATCCTATGTGCGTAAAATGTTTGAGCGTCGAGGACTCCCATCTGAAGCGGTCGATATGTATATGGGTGTCTATAAAAACTATCTTACTCCGATAGAAGAAGATGAAGTTTTACTCGAAAACTGGACAGCCAAACAGTGTTATATCGCTCTTGCTAACGCAATGACCTATGCGGCAACACTGGAGATTGATAGTTGTCCGATAGAGGGGTTTGACAAAGAGGAAGTGGAGGCGATACTGGATCTCGAATACGGTTCCAGTGTAGCAGTGATGTGTGCGTTCGGGTATCGGGTAAATCCTCAGAGTGAGCAAAAACGGTTAGAACTAAAACAGATAGTGGAGTACAGATAG
- a CDS encoding DUF309 domain-containing protein, producing MAQEFANITEITHACEAFVISLEEERYYDAHEDLEPLWFSRRFEENDEVKLWKGFINAAVSFELVKRGRHEASLKAWKNYHKYRELLGKFETDHYEMYVRMVKIIEKQDSRLRGNDERES from the coding sequence TTGGCGCAAGAATTTGCGAATATAACAGAGATAACACACGCGTGTGAGGCGTTTGTTATTTCGTTGGAAGAAGAGCGCTATTACGATGCCCATGAGGATTTGGAACCGTTGTGGTTTTCCCGTCGATTTGAGGAGAATGATGAGGTGAAGCTTTGGAAGGGGTTTATCAATGCGGCGGTGAGTTTTGAGTTGGTAAAACGGGGACGCCATGAAGCCTCTCTCAAAGCGTGGAAAAATTATCATAAATACCGCGAACTTTTGGGAAAATTTGAAACAGACCATTATGAAATGTACGTTAGAATGGTGAAAATTATTGAAAAGCAAGATTCCCGCCTTCGCGGGAATGACGAGCGGGAGTCTTAA